One part of the Microbacterium aurugineum genome encodes these proteins:
- the rpoB gene encoding DNA-directed RNA polymerase subunit beta — MAAARNASTSTTTKNGRGASRLSFAKISDTLTVPDLLALQTESFGWLVGNDAWKARVAEAKKQGRTDVNENSGLGEIFEEISPIEDLGETMQLSFTNPYLEPEKYSIEECKERGKTYAAPLYVEAEFMNHLTGEIKTQTVFMGDFPLQTDKGTFIINGSERVVVSQLVRSPGVYFDKTPDKTSDKDIVSARVIPSRGAWLEFEIDKRDQVGVRVDRKRKQSVTVFLKALGMTSEEILAEFAGYTSIEETLAKDTIVTKEDALRDIYRKLRPGEQVAAEAARALLDNFYFNPKRYDLAKVGRYKINHKLGLDQPLTSSVLTVEDIVATIKYLVRLHAGTEETFTGIRGGKKAEIRLATDDIDNFGNRRIRAVGELIQNQVRTGLSRMERVVRERMTTQDIEAITPQTLINVRPVVAAIKEFFGTSQLSQFMDQNNPLAGLTNKRRLSALGPGGLSRDRAGVEVRDVHPSHYGRMCPIETPEGPNIGLIGALATFARINSFGFIETPYRKVVDGVVTEQIDYLTASEEVDFNIAQANAPLDAKGRFIESHVLARPKGGSGEVDMFLPEDIGYIDVSPRQMVSVATSLVPFLEHDDAQRALMGANMQRQAVPLLRSDSPLVGTGMEGYTAIDAGDVLTADKAGVVSEVSADRVVVMLDEGGTQEYHLRKFDRSNQGTSYNQKVVVNAGERVEVGEVIADGPATENGELALGKNLLVAFMTWEGYNFEDAIILSQDLVKDDTLSSIHIEEYEVDARDTKLGKEEITRDLPNVSPELLKDLDERGIIRIGAEVRPGDILVGKVTPKGETELSAEERLLRAIFNEKSREVRDTSLKVPHGEQGTIIAVKEFNAEDGDDELGSGVNRRVVVYIAQKRKITEGDKLAGRHGNKGVIAKILPIEDMPFMADGTPVDIVLNPLGIPGRMNFGQVLETHLGWIAKQGWKVEGTPEWAVRLPEEAFEAAPGTKVATPVFDGASEEEIAGLLDATTPTRDGVRLIDSSGKAQMFDGRSGEPFPAPISVGYMYILKLHHLVDDKIHARSTGPYSMITQQPLGGKAQFGGQRFGEMEVWALEAYGAAYALQELLTIKSDDILGRVKVYEAIVKGENIQEPGIPESFKVLMKEMQSLCLNVEVLSADGTLVNLRDTDDEAFRAAEELGINISSRFEAASIDEI, encoded by the coding sequence TTGGCTGCTGCTCGCAACGCATCCACATCCACCACCACCAAGAACGGACGCGGAGCTTCCCGTCTTTCGTTCGCCAAGATCTCCGACACGCTGACGGTCCCTGACCTTCTCGCTCTGCAGACCGAATCCTTCGGTTGGCTGGTCGGCAACGACGCCTGGAAGGCGCGCGTGGCCGAGGCCAAGAAGCAGGGGCGCACGGACGTCAACGAGAACAGCGGTCTGGGCGAGATCTTCGAGGAGATCTCTCCGATCGAGGACCTCGGCGAGACGATGCAGCTGTCGTTCACGAACCCCTACCTCGAGCCGGAGAAGTACTCGATCGAGGAGTGCAAGGAGCGTGGCAAGACCTACGCCGCTCCGCTGTACGTCGAGGCCGAGTTCATGAACCACCTCACGGGTGAGATCAAGACCCAGACGGTCTTCATGGGCGACTTCCCGCTGCAGACCGACAAGGGCACGTTCATCATCAACGGCTCCGAGCGCGTCGTCGTCTCGCAGCTGGTCCGCTCCCCGGGTGTCTACTTCGACAAGACCCCCGACAAGACGTCCGACAAGGACATCGTGTCGGCGCGCGTCATCCCGAGCCGTGGCGCATGGCTCGAGTTCGAGATCGACAAGCGCGACCAGGTAGGCGTGCGCGTCGACCGCAAGCGCAAGCAGTCGGTCACCGTCTTCCTCAAGGCGCTGGGCATGACCAGCGAGGAGATCCTCGCCGAGTTCGCCGGCTACACCTCGATCGAGGAGACGCTCGCGAAGGACACGATCGTCACGAAGGAAGATGCGCTCCGCGACATCTACCGCAAGCTCCGTCCGGGCGAGCAGGTCGCCGCCGAGGCCGCCCGCGCCCTCCTGGACAACTTCTACTTCAACCCGAAGCGCTACGACCTGGCCAAGGTCGGTCGTTACAAGATCAACCACAAGCTGGGCCTGGACCAGCCGCTGACCTCCTCGGTGCTCACCGTCGAGGACATCGTGGCCACGATCAAGTACCTCGTCCGCCTGCACGCAGGCACCGAGGAGACCTTCACGGGCATCCGCGGTGGCAAGAAGGCCGAGATCCGTCTCGCGACCGACGACATCGACAACTTCGGCAACCGTCGCATCCGCGCGGTCGGCGAGCTCATCCAGAACCAGGTCCGCACCGGTCTCTCCCGCATGGAGCGCGTCGTCCGCGAGCGCATGACCACGCAGGACATCGAGGCGATCACGCCGCAGACCCTGATCAACGTGCGACCCGTCGTCGCCGCGATCAAGGAGTTCTTCGGAACGTCGCAGCTGTCGCAGTTCATGGACCAGAACAACCCGCTCGCAGGTCTGACGAACAAGCGTCGTCTCTCCGCGCTCGGACCCGGTGGTCTCTCCCGTGACCGCGCCGGCGTCGAGGTCCGTGACGTCCACCCCTCGCACTACGGCCGCATGTGCCCGATCGAGACGCCGGAAGGCCCGAACATCGGTCTGATCGGTGCGCTCGCGACCTTCGCGCGCATCAACTCGTTCGGTTTCATCGAGACCCCGTACCGCAAGGTCGTCGACGGCGTCGTGACCGAGCAGATCGACTACCTCACGGCTTCCGAAGAGGTCGACTTCAACATCGCGCAGGCGAACGCCCCGCTCGATGCCAAGGGTCGCTTCATCGAGAGCCACGTCCTGGCCCGCCCCAAGGGCGGCAGCGGCGAGGTCGACATGTTCCTGCCGGAAGACATCGGCTACATCGACGTCTCCCCGCGCCAGATGGTGTCGGTCGCGACCTCGCTCGTGCCGTTCCTCGAGCACGACGACGCACAGCGCGCCCTCATGGGTGCCAACATGCAGCGTCAGGCCGTCCCGCTGCTGCGCAGCGACTCGCCGCTCGTCGGAACCGGTATGGAGGGCTACACGGCCATCGACGCCGGTGACGTCCTCACCGCCGACAAGGCCGGTGTCGTCTCCGAGGTCTCCGCAGACCGCGTCGTCGTCATGCTCGATGAGGGCGGGACGCAGGAGTACCACCTCCGCAAGTTCGACCGCTCGAACCAGGGCACGTCGTACAACCAGAAGGTCGTCGTCAACGCCGGTGAGCGCGTCGAGGTCGGAGAGGTCATCGCCGATGGCCCCGCCACCGAGAACGGCGAGCTGGCCCTCGGGAAGAACCTCCTCGTCGCGTTCATGACGTGGGAGGGCTACAACTTCGAGGACGCGATCATCCTGAGCCAGGACCTGGTGAAGGACGACACCCTCTCCTCGATCCACATCGAGGAGTACGAGGTCGACGCGCGCGACACCAAGCTCGGCAAGGAGGAGATCACCCGTGACCTCCCCAACGTCAGCCCGGAGCTGCTGAAGGACCTCGACGAGCGCGGCATCATCCGCATCGGCGCCGAGGTCCGCCCCGGCGACATCCTCGTCGGCAAGGTCACGCCGAAGGGTGAGACCGAGCTGTCGGCCGAGGAGCGTCTGCTGCGCGCGATCTTCAACGAGAAGAGCCGCGAGGTCCGCGACACGTCCCTGAAGGTGCCTCACGGCGAGCAGGGAACCATCATCGCGGTCAAGGAGTTCAACGCCGAGGACGGCGACGACGAGCTCGGCTCCGGTGTCAACCGCCGCGTCGTGGTCTACATCGCCCAGAAGCGCAAGATCACCGAGGGTGACAAGCTCGCCGGCCGTCACGGCAACAAGGGTGTCATCGCGAAGATCCTCCCGATCGAGGACATGCCGTTCATGGCGGACGGCACCCCGGTCGACATCGTCCTGAACCCGCTCGGCATCCCGGGTCGAATGAACTTCGGCCAGGTGCTCGAGACCCACCTCGGGTGGATCGCGAAGCAGGGCTGGAAGGTCGAGGGCACCCCGGAGTGGGCCGTCCGTCTGCCGGAGGAGGCCTTCGAGGCTGCTCCCGGTACGAAGGTCGCCACCCCGGTGTTCGACGGTGCGAGCGAGGAGGAGATCGCTGGTCTCCTCGACGCCACGACCCCGACCCGCGACGGTGTGCGTCTGATCGACTCGAGCGGAAAGGCCCAGATGTTCGACGGCCGCTCCGGCGAGCCGTTCCCGGCCCCGATCTCCGTGGGCTACATGTACATCCTGAAGCTGCACCACCTGGTCGACGACAAGATCCACGCACGTTCCACGGGTCCGTACTCGATGATCACCCAGCAGCCGCTCGGTGGTAAGGCGCAGTTCGGTGGACAGCGCTTCGGTGAGATGGAGGTGTGGGCCCTCGAGGCCTACGGCGCCGCATACGCGCTCCAGGAGCTCCTCACGATCAAGTCCGACGACATCCTCGGCCGCGTCAAGGTGTACGAGGCGATCGTCAAGGGCGAGAACATCCAGGAGCCCGGCATCCCCGAGTCCTTCAAGGTGCTCATGAAGGAGATGCAGTCGCTCTGCCTGAACGTCGAGGTCCTCTCGGCCGACGGCACACTGGTGAACCTCCGCGACACCGACGATGAGGCGTTCCGCGCCGCGGAAGAGCTCGGTATCAACATCTCCAGCCGCTTCGAGGCCGCCTCGATCGACGAGATCTAA
- a CDS encoding ABC transporter permease: MLRTIGRRLLFLIPTLFGLSILLFAWVRALPGGPAVALLGEKATPEAIARVNELYGFDEPIIQQYFTWIGRLLQGDFGTSIQTNRPVTEEFLRRFPATLELSVMALIFAVGIGIPLGYWAARRHGKFTDHASVVLSLVGITIPVFFLAFILKYVFAVQLGWLPSDGRQDPRIDATHPTGFYVWDGIITGEFDAAWDAILHLILPALALGTIPLAIIVRITRASVLEVQNADYVRTGRAKGVGSPTLRNRFILRNAMLPVITTIGLQTGLLISGAVLTETVFAFPGIGSFLARAIFTRDFPVLQGFIIFIAIAYALINLAVDVSYSFIDPRVRVQ, from the coding sequence GTGCTGCGCACCATCGGCAGGCGACTGCTGTTCCTCATCCCCACCCTGTTCGGGCTCAGCATCCTGCTGTTCGCCTGGGTCAGGGCCCTTCCCGGCGGCCCCGCGGTCGCCCTCCTCGGTGAGAAGGCCACCCCCGAGGCCATCGCCAGGGTCAACGAGCTGTACGGCTTCGACGAGCCGATCATCCAGCAGTACTTCACCTGGATCGGCCGACTCCTGCAGGGCGACTTCGGAACGTCCATCCAGACGAACCGGCCGGTGACGGAGGAGTTCCTCCGCCGGTTCCCCGCGACGCTGGAGCTGAGCGTCATGGCGCTCATCTTCGCGGTCGGCATCGGTATCCCGCTGGGCTACTGGGCGGCCCGCCGTCACGGCAAGTTCACCGACCACGCATCGGTCGTGCTGAGCCTCGTCGGCATCACGATCCCGGTGTTCTTCCTGGCGTTCATCCTGAAGTACGTGTTCGCCGTGCAGCTGGGCTGGCTGCCGTCTGACGGACGACAGGATCCTCGAATAGACGCCACGCATCCCACGGGGTTCTATGTGTGGGACGGCATCATCACCGGTGAATTCGACGCCGCATGGGACGCGATCCTGCATCTGATCCTGCCGGCCCTCGCGCTCGGGACGATCCCGCTCGCGATCATCGTGCGCATCACCAGGGCGAGCGTGCTGGAAGTCCAGAACGCGGACTACGTGCGCACCGGTCGGGCGAAGGGCGTCGGTTCCCCGACGCTGCGCAACCGCTTCATCCTGCGCAACGCCATGCTCCCGGTGATCACCACGATCGGCCTGCAGACCGGACTCCTGATCTCCGGGGCGGTGCTCACCGAAACGGTGTTCGCCTTCCCCGGCATCGGCTCGTTCCTGGCGAGGGCGATCTTCACCAGGGACTTCCCGGTCCTTCAGGGTTTCATCATCTTCATCGCGATCGCGTACGCGCTGATCAACCTGGCGGTCGATGTCTCCTACAGCTTCATCGACCCGAGAGTGAGGGTGCAGTGA
- a CDS encoding ABC transporter ATP-binding protein, with product MNARDEGATRAVKENQMSTEPLLSVQGLAVDFATMDGVVHAVEGVDLEIRPGETVAIVGESGSGKSTTAMAIIGLLAGGGKVASGSIRLDGRDITHASENELRTIRGRDIGLVPQDPMSNLNPVAKIGTQVAETLLAHGLATRQDVQAKVVEALTAAGLPDPERRAKQYPHEFSGGMRQRALIAIGLACKPRLLIADEPTSALDVTVQQTILDQIGQMTRELGTAVLLITHDLGLAAERAERVIVMHRGKVVEQGAARQILEDPQHPYTQSLVKAAPSVAAARLRPEAFRVQERTAETDAAETDAAGTVPADNIVEIENLTKVYPVRGRGEDFVAVDDVSLVIPRGETVAIVGESGSGKTTTARMLLKVIEPTSGLIRYEGKDISALSRAETREFRQQVQPIFQDPYSSLNPMFTIERLIAEPLEFYKRGSGADRRTRVRQLLDDVALPQSMLRRYPSELSGGQRQRVAIARALALSPDVIVCDEPVSALDVLVQDQILTLLGDLQREYGLSYLFISHDLAVVRLISDYVCVMKDGRLVEAATSEEIFTNPRDPYTRRLLASIPGNELNIAS from the coding sequence ATGAACGCACGCGACGAAGGCGCGACGCGCGCCGTGAAGGAGAATCAGATGTCGACCGAGCCGTTGCTGTCCGTCCAAGGACTCGCCGTGGACTTCGCCACCATGGACGGGGTCGTGCACGCCGTCGAAGGTGTCGACCTCGAGATCCGTCCGGGCGAGACCGTCGCGATCGTGGGCGAGTCCGGTTCGGGCAAGTCGACCACCGCGATGGCGATCATCGGACTGCTCGCGGGTGGCGGGAAGGTGGCCTCCGGGAGCATCCGGCTCGATGGGAGGGACATCACGCACGCCTCCGAGAACGAGCTGCGCACGATCCGCGGCCGGGACATCGGTCTCGTGCCGCAGGATCCGATGTCGAACCTGAACCCGGTGGCCAAGATCGGCACGCAGGTCGCCGAGACGCTGCTCGCCCACGGTCTCGCGACCCGGCAGGATGTGCAGGCCAAGGTGGTGGAGGCACTCACGGCCGCGGGCCTTCCCGACCCGGAGCGGCGTGCGAAGCAGTACCCGCACGAGTTCTCCGGCGGCATGCGCCAGCGCGCGCTCATCGCGATCGGTCTGGCGTGCAAGCCGCGACTGCTGATCGCCGACGAGCCGACCAGCGCCCTGGATGTGACCGTGCAGCAGACCATCCTCGATCAGATCGGGCAGATGACCCGCGAGCTGGGAACGGCCGTGCTGCTCATCACCCACGACCTCGGGCTCGCCGCTGAGCGCGCGGAGCGCGTGATCGTGATGCACCGCGGCAAGGTCGTCGAGCAAGGTGCCGCGCGGCAGATCCTGGAGGATCCGCAGCATCCGTACACGCAGTCGCTGGTGAAGGCCGCTCCCTCGGTCGCCGCCGCCCGACTGCGGCCGGAGGCCTTCCGGGTGCAGGAGCGCACCGCAGAGACGGATGCCGCAGAGACGGATGCCGCCGGGACCGTCCCCGCCGACAACATCGTCGAGATCGAGAACCTCACCAAGGTGTACCCGGTGCGCGGGCGTGGCGAGGACTTCGTGGCCGTCGACGACGTGTCGCTGGTCATCCCGCGCGGGGAGACGGTCGCGATCGTGGGGGAGTCCGGCTCGGGGAAGACCACGACCGCGCGCATGCTGCTGAAGGTGATCGAGCCCACGAGCGGACTGATCCGCTACGAGGGCAAGGACATCTCGGCGCTCTCGCGGGCCGAGACGCGCGAGTTCCGCCAGCAGGTGCAGCCCATCTTCCAGGATCCGTACTCGAGCCTGAACCCGATGTTCACGATCGAGCGCCTGATCGCCGAACCTCTGGAGTTCTACAAGAGGGGCAGCGGAGCCGATCGACGCACGCGCGTACGGCAGCTGCTGGACGACGTGGCGCTGCCGCAGTCGATGCTGCGTCGCTACCCGTCCGAGCTGTCCGGAGGTCAGCGGCAGCGCGTCGCGATCGCGCGGGCCCTCGCGCTCTCTCCCGACGTGATCGTCTGCGACGAGCCGGTCTCGGCGCTCGACGTGCTGGTGCAGGACCAGATCCTCACGCTGCTCGGCGACCTGCAACGGGAGTACGGACTGAGCTATCTGTTCATCTCCCACGACCTCGCCGTGGTGCGACTGATCAGCGACTACGTCTGCGTCATGAAGGACGGCAGGCTCGTCGAGGCGGCGACGTCGGAGGAGATCTTCACCAACCCGCGGGACCCGTACACGCGGCGACTGCTGGCCTCGATCCCCGGCAACGAGCTGAACATCGCGTCCTGA
- the rpoC gene encoding DNA-directed RNA polymerase subunit beta' translates to MLESTTFDELRIGLATAENIRAWSYGEVKKPETINYRTLKPEKDGLFGEQIFGPSRDWECACGKYKRVRFKGIVCERCGVEVTKSSVRRERMGHIELAAPVTHIWYFKGVPSRLGYLLDMAPKDLEKVIYFAAYMVISVDEEARHRDLGTQENNIRLELKTLGDRRDAKIAERLAKLEEELAALEAEGAKADAKKKVKDAAEKEMSLIRKGADDAILKLERVWEDFRTLEVGALRPEDDVFHELQDRFGQYFEAYMGAESIQRRLAAFDLVAEAENLRLQISEGKGQRKIRAIKRLKVVSSFLETGMSPAAMVLDVVPVIPPELRPMVQLDGGRFATSDLNDLYRRVINRNNRLRRLIDLGAPEIIVNNEKRMLQEAVDALFDNGRRGRPVTGTGNRALKSLSDMLKGKQGRFRQNLLGKRVDYSGRSVIIVGPQLKLHQCGLPKQMALELFKPFVIKRLIDLGHSQNIKAAKRAVERTRPEVWDVLEEIIRERPVLLNRAPTLHRLGIQAFEPQLVEGKAIQLHPLVCAAFNADFDGDQMAVHLPLSVEAQAEARVLMLASNNILKPSDGRPVTLPSQDMIIGLHHLTTVREGAVGEGRAFGSVGEAILAKDEGTLDLQAKIRIRIPGLTFLEGEAPEGYERHGLVDASLGQAIFNDTLPKGYPFVREQADKNKLSQIVNKLAEEYPKVETAASLDRIKDAGFYWATRSGVTVALSDILTPPNKGEIVAGYEKQAAKVQSQYEKGLTTDSERRQELIKIWTEATDEVQAAMRANFPEDNTINRMVSSGARGNWLQIRNIAGMRGLVNNPKGEIIPRPIISSYREGLSVAEYFIATHGTRKGLADTALRTADSGYLTRRLVDVSQDVIIREEDCGTSKGLELPIAAPNSQGELVRDANVENSVFARTLASDVVSASGEVLAAAGDDVGDVLIDKLVGLGVESIKVRSVLTCDSAVGVCAQCYGRSLATGKTVDIGEAVGIIAAQSIGEPGTQLTMRTFHTGGSASADDITQGLPRVQELFEARTPKGASPIAEADGRITIDETDKGKKVILTPDSGDEPVVYPVLKRATLLVEDGQHVTVGQPLQVGTLDPKEIMRVMGAREVQRYLVGGVQGVYRSQGVPIHDKHIEVIVRQMLRKVTVVDHADTTLLPGEMVDLKRYQSINREAVSEGKRPASGRPELMGITKASLATESWLSAASFQETTRVLTEAAMQGKRDPLVGLKENVIIGKLIPAGTGLSKYRDVTVEATEEAKSERYPNRIFASDGAYADGDFGYVDFDAFSTDDITPGTYN, encoded by the coding sequence GTGCTCGAGTCCACAACTTTCGACGAGCTTCGCATCGGCCTGGCCACCGCAGAGAACATCCGCGCGTGGTCCTACGGTGAGGTCAAGAAGCCCGAAACCATCAACTATCGCACTCTGAAGCCGGAGAAGGATGGTCTCTTCGGAGAGCAGATCTTCGGCCCGTCCCGCGACTGGGAGTGCGCCTGCGGCAAGTACAAGCGCGTCCGCTTCAAGGGCATCGTCTGCGAGCGCTGCGGCGTGGAGGTCACCAAGAGCTCCGTCCGTCGTGAGCGCATGGGTCACATCGAGCTCGCTGCTCCGGTCACCCACATCTGGTACTTCAAGGGCGTGCCCTCGCGCCTCGGGTACCTGCTCGACATGGCACCGAAGGACCTCGAGAAGGTCATCTACTTCGCCGCCTACATGGTCATCTCGGTCGACGAGGAAGCTCGCCACCGCGACCTGGGCACGCAGGAGAACAACATCCGCCTCGAGCTGAAGACGCTCGGCGACCGTCGCGACGCCAAGATCGCGGAGCGCCTGGCCAAGCTGGAGGAGGAGCTCGCCGCTCTCGAGGCAGAGGGTGCCAAGGCCGACGCCAAGAAGAAGGTCAAGGACGCCGCCGAGAAGGAGATGTCGCTCATCCGCAAGGGTGCAGACGACGCGATCCTGAAGCTGGAGCGCGTGTGGGAGGACTTCCGCACCCTCGAGGTCGGTGCCCTGCGCCCGGAGGACGACGTCTTCCACGAGCTGCAGGACCGCTTCGGCCAGTACTTCGAGGCCTACATGGGCGCCGAGTCGATCCAGCGTCGCCTTGCGGCGTTCGACCTCGTCGCCGAGGCGGAGAACCTGCGTCTGCAGATCTCCGAGGGCAAGGGCCAGCGCAAGATCCGTGCGATCAAGCGCCTCAAGGTCGTCAGCTCGTTCCTCGAGACCGGCATGAGCCCGGCCGCGATGGTCCTCGACGTCGTCCCGGTGATCCCGCCGGAGCTGCGCCCGATGGTCCAGCTCGACGGTGGCCGCTTCGCGACTTCCGACCTGAACGACCTCTACCGTCGTGTGATCAACCGCAACAACCGTCTTCGTCGTCTGATCGACCTCGGTGCCCCCGAGATCATCGTCAACAACGAGAAGCGCATGCTGCAGGAGGCCGTCGACGCCCTGTTCGACAACGGTCGCCGCGGTCGTCCCGTCACCGGTACGGGTAACCGTGCCCTGAAGTCCCTCAGCGACATGCTGAAGGGTAAGCAGGGTCGTTTCCGTCAGAACCTGCTCGGAAAGCGTGTCGACTACTCCGGCCGTTCGGTCATCATCGTCGGCCCGCAGCTGAAGCTGCACCAGTGCGGTCTGCCCAAGCAGATGGCGCTGGAGCTCTTCAAGCCGTTCGTCATCAAGCGCCTGATCGATCTCGGTCACTCGCAGAACATCAAGGCTGCCAAGCGCGCCGTCGAGCGCACCCGTCCCGAGGTCTGGGACGTGCTCGAAGAGATCATCCGCGAGCGTCCGGTGCTGCTCAACCGTGCACCCACCCTGCACCGCCTGGGTATCCAGGCGTTCGAGCCGCAGCTCGTCGAGGGTAAGGCCATCCAGCTGCACCCGCTCGTCTGCGCGGCGTTCAACGCCGACTTCGACGGTGACCAGATGGCTGTGCACCTGCCCCTGTCGGTTGAGGCTCAGGCCGAGGCCCGCGTGCTGATGCTCGCGTCGAACAACATCCTGAAGCCGTCCGACGGTCGTCCGGTCACCCTGCCTTCGCAAGACATGATCATCGGTCTGCACCACCTGACCACGGTCAGGGAGGGTGCGGTCGGTGAGGGTCGTGCGTTCGGTTCGGTGGGCGAGGCGATCCTGGCCAAGGACGAGGGCACCCTCGACCTGCAGGCGAAGATCCGCATCCGCATCCCCGGTCTGACCTTCCTCGAGGGCGAAGCTCCCGAGGGCTACGAGCGTCACGGTCTCGTCGACGCTTCGCTGGGTCAGGCGATCTTCAACGACACGCTTCCCAAGGGCTACCCGTTCGTTCGCGAGCAGGCCGACAAGAACAAGCTGTCGCAGATCGTCAACAAGCTGGCCGAGGAGTACCCGAAGGTCGAGACGGCCGCGTCGCTGGACCGCATCAAGGACGCCGGTTTCTACTGGGCCACGCGTTCCGGTGTGACCGTCGCCCTGAGCGACATCCTCACGCCGCCGAACAAGGGCGAGATCGTCGCCGGCTACGAGAAGCAGGCCGCGAAGGTTCAGTCGCAGTACGAGAAGGGTCTGACGACCGACTCCGAGCGTCGCCAGGAGCTCATCAAGATCTGGACCGAGGCAACCGACGAGGTCCAGGCCGCGATGCGGGCGAACTTCCCGGAGGACAACACCATCAACCGCATGGTGTCCTCGGGTGCTCGTGGTAACTGGCTGCAGATCCGGAACATCGCCGGTATGCGTGGTCTGGTGAACAACCCCAAGGGTGAGATCATCCCGCGTCCGATCATCTCCTCGTACCGCGAGGGTCTGTCGGTGGCGGAGTACTTCATCGCGACGCACGGTACCCGTAAGGGTCTGGCCGACACCGCTCTGCGTACCGCCGACTCGGGTTACCTGACCCGTCGTCTGGTGGACGTCTCGCAGGACGTCATCATCCGCGAAGAGGACTGTGGCACGTCGAAGGGCCTCGAGCTCCCGATCGCCGCTCCGAACTCGCAGGGTGAGCTCGTGCGCGACGCGAACGTCGAGAACTCAGTGTTCGCTCGTACGCTGGCCTCCGATGTCGTGAGCGCGTCGGGCGAGGTGCTCGCCGCTGCCGGTGACGACGTGGGTGACGTGCTGATCGACAAGCTCGTCGGTCTCGGTGTCGAGAGCATCAAGGTGCGCTCGGTCCTGACCTGCGACTCCGCCGTCGGTGTCTGCGCGCAGTGCTACGGCCGTTCGCTCGCGACCGGCAAGACCGTCGACATCGGCGAGGCCGTCGGCATCATCGCGGCCCAGTCGATCGGTGAGCCCGGTACCCAGCTGACGATGCGTACCTTCCACACGGGTGGTTCGGCATCGGCGGACGACATCACGCAGGGTCTTCCCCGTGTGCAGGAGCTCTTCGAGGCGCGTACCCCCAAGGGTGCGTCCCCGATCGCCGAGGCCGATGGCCGCATCACGATCGACGAGACCGACAAGGGCAAGAAGGTCATTCTCACGCCCGACAGCGGCGACGAGCCCGTGGTCTACCCGGTGCTGAAGCGTGCCACGCTTCTCGTCGAGGACGGCCAGCACGTCACCGTCGGTCAGCCCCTGCAGGTCGGCACGCTCGACCCCAAGGAGATCATGCGCGTCATGGGTGCTCGCGAGGTGCAGCGTTACCTCGTCGGCGGCGTCCAGGGCGTGTACCGCTCGCAGGGTGTGCCGATCCACGACAAGCACATCGAGGTCATCGTCCGTCAGATGCTCCGCAAGGTCACCGTCGTCGATCACGCCGACACGACCCTGCTCCCGGGTGAGATGGTCGACCTCAAGCGCTACCAGTCGATCAACCGCGAGGCTGTGTCCGAGGGCAAGCGCCCCGCGTCCGGCCGTCCGGAGCTGATGGGTATCACGAAGGCGTCGCTCGCGACCGAGTCGTGGCTGTCGGCCGCCTCCTTCCAGGAGACGACCCGCGTGCTCACCGAGGCTGCGATGCAGGGCAAGCGTGACCCGCTGGTCGGTCTCAAGGAGAACGTCATCATCGGAAAGCTCATCCCTGCCGGAACCGGTCTCTCGAAGTACCGCGACGTCACGGTCGAGGCCACCGAGGAAGCCAAGAGCGAGCGCTACCCGAACCGGATCTTTGCATCCGACGGTGCGTACGCTGACGGCGACTTCGGCTACGTCGACTTCGACGCGTTCTCGACGGACGACATCACGCCCGGTACCTACAACTGA
- a CDS encoding ABC transporter permease yields the protein MSIPLPPAQGPSAESGGGIDTVAIAQADLKKSSGGFWQDVFRRLRRNPTAWIGAVIVLLFLLVAALAPWLAPYPETALPGAKYITPTHIPGPGELPEFPLGLDRFGGDVLSKLIWGAQASLLIGVISTAMGLVGGMILGLIAGTFGGWVDTVIMRVVDIILSVPNLLLAVSIAAILGQTPFAVMIAIGASQVPIFARLLRASMLQQRSSDYVLSAQTLGLGRGKITMSHVLPNAIGPVIVQGTLTLATAVIDAAALSFLGLGGGGPATAEWGRMLTYAQSELAIAPWLAFLPGICIAVTALGFTLLGEALREAMDPRTRAR from the coding sequence ATGAGCATCCCTCTTCCGCCCGCCCAGGGGCCATCGGCAGAGAGCGGCGGCGGCATCGACACCGTCGCGATCGCGCAGGCCGACCTGAAGAAGAGCTCCGGCGGATTCTGGCAGGACGTGTTCCGCCGCCTCCGTCGTAATCCCACGGCCTGGATCGGCGCCGTCATCGTGCTGCTGTTCCTGCTCGTCGCCGCACTCGCCCCCTGGCTGGCTCCGTACCCGGAGACGGCGCTTCCCGGGGCGAAGTACATCACGCCGACCCACATCCCCGGTCCGGGGGAGCTGCCGGAGTTCCCGCTCGGCCTCGACCGGTTTGGCGGGGACGTGCTGTCGAAGCTGATCTGGGGCGCGCAGGCATCACTCCTGATCGGTGTCATCTCCACCGCGATGGGCCTTGTCGGCGGCATGATCCTCGGCCTCATCGCCGGGACGTTCGGCGGCTGGGTCGACACCGTGATCATGCGCGTGGTCGACATCATCCTCTCGGTGCCGAACCTGCTGCTCGCGGTGTCGATCGCCGCGATCCTCGGACAGACCCCGTTCGCCGTGATGATCGCCATCGGTGCGTCCCAGGTGCCGATCTTCGCGCGGCTGCTCCGTGCGTCGATGCTGCAGCAGCGTTCGAGTGACTACGTCCTGTCGGCGCAGACGCTCGGCCTCGGCCGCGGCAAGATCACCATGTCGCACGTGCTCCCCAACGCCATCGGCCCCGTGATCGTGCAGGGGACGCTGACGCTCGCGACCGCCGTGATCGATGCGGCGGCGCTGTCGTTCCTCGGTCTCGGCGGCGGCGGCCCCGCGACGGCCGAGTGGGGGCGCATGCTCACCTACGCACAGTCCGAACTCGCGATCGCCCCGTGGCTCGCGTTCCTCCCCGGCATCTGCATCGCCGTCACGGCGCTCGGCTTCACCCTCCTCGGCGAGGCGTTGCGCGAGGCGATGGACCCGCGGACGAGGGCGCGATGA